From Vulpes vulpes isolate BD-2025 chromosome 7, VulVul3, whole genome shotgun sequence, one genomic window encodes:
- the OR6F1 gene encoding olfactory receptor 6F1, with the protein MAFARYTSVFSVGTDNATRHQDFLLLGFPGSQVLQLSLFMFFLVMYILTVGGNMAILMLVSTSHQLHTPMYFFLSNLSFLEIWYTTAAVPKALAILLGRSQTITFTGCLLQMYLVFSLGCTEYFLLAAMAYDRYLAICYPLHYGAIMSSLLSAQLALGSWLCGFLAISVPTALISTLSFCGSRTINHFFCDIAPWITLACTSTQAVEVVAFVIAFVVILSSCLITLVSYIYIISTILRIPSASSRSKAFSTCSSHLTVVLIWYGSTIFLHVRLSIKESLDLTKAIHVLNTVVTPVLNPFIYTLRNKEVRESLLKKWKGN; encoded by the exons ATGGCATTTGCAAg GTATACCTCAGTATTTTCAGTGGGCACAGACAATGCAACCCGTCACCAGGATTTTCTCCTGCTGGGCTTTCCTGGGTCCCAGGTCCTTCAGCTATCTCTCTTTATGTTTTTTCTGGTAATGTACATTCTCACAGTGGGTGGGAACATGGCTATCTTGATGCTGGTGAGTACCTCCCACCAGCTACATACCCCGATGTACTTCTTTCTGAGCAACCTTTCTTTCTTGGAGATTTGGTATACCACAGCTGCAGTCCCCAAAGCCCTGGCCATCCTTCTGGGGAGAAGCCAAACCATAACATTTACTGGCTGCCTTTTGCAGATGTACCTTGTTTTCTCATTGGGCTGCACAGAGTACTTCCTCCTGGCAGCCATGGCTTACGACCGCTATCTGGCTATCTGCTATCCTCTACACTATGGGGCCATCATGAGTAGTCTGCTCTCAGCACAGCTagccctgggatcatggctgTGCGGTTTTCTGGCCATTTCAGTGCCCACAGCTCTCATCAGCACCCTGTCCTTCTGTGGTTCCCGCACTAtcaaccacttcttctgtgacaTTGCACCCTGGATCACCCTGGCTTGCACCAGCACACAGGCCGTGGAAGTCGTGGCCTTTGTCATTGCTTTTGTGGTCATCCTGAGTTCATGCCTCATCACCTTGGTCTCCTACATCTATATCATCAGCACAATTCTCAGGATCCCTTCGGCCAGCAGCAGGAGCAAAGCCttctccacatgctcttcacatcTCACTGTGGTGCTCATCTGGTATGGGTCCACCATCTTTCTTCATGTCCGTCTCTCCATCAAAGAGTCCTTGGACCTGACCAAAGCCATTCATGTCCTGAACACTGTGGTGACTCCAGTTCTAAATCCCTTCATCTACACTCTCCGTAATAAAGAAGTAAGGGAAAGTCTGCTGAAGAAGTGGAAGGGGAATTAA